One window of the Osmerus mordax isolate fOsmMor3 chromosome 2, fOsmMor3.pri, whole genome shotgun sequence genome contains the following:
- the adat3 gene encoding probable inactive tRNA-specific adenosine deaminase-like protein 3, whose translation MEPQSKKKREFERDIDLWVAYPVLSEEQSQDPELIEAFAAPILDKKYTSSLIKELSSLYPLQGLQHIKRVRASKSSSHSLEVLLCLVGDVSDSRKKMDISALLPAERFRYDSLGDPFLVRVPVCAPLTRNQFEQVGKHWPTSFHEDKLITLALKGQLFTDAQKIRMHAHMVVAVAAAKIAQESGMEAVGAVLVDRETKNIIAVGHDCRRNNHPFHHAVMVCIDLVARKQGGGAYIYEKYPACKFTRSNSLHLYNEISPTSIIQQDMTSEEKGDQQYICTGYDLYVTREPCLMCAMALVHSRIGRVFYGTTSADGALGTKYKIHTQKGLNHCFEVFKGVMRQHCEDLCT comes from the coding sequence ATGGAGCCACAAtcaaaaaagaagagagaattTGAACGTGACATTGATTTATGGGTTGCTTACCCAGTTCTATCTGAGGAGCAGTCACAAGATCCTGAACTGATCGAGGCTTTTGCTGCTCCcatacttgacaagaaatacaCATCTAGTTTGATAAAGGAGCTGTCTTCACTGTACCCTTTGCAAGGACTTCAGCATATTAAGAGAGTACGGGCTAGTAAAAGCAGCTCTCACTCTCTAGAAGTCCTGTTATGCCTTGTTGGCGATGTATCGGACAGTAGGAAGAAGATGGACATATCAGCTTTGTTGCCAGCAGAAAGATTTAGGTATGATTCTTTAGGGGaccctttcctagtcagggtacCAGTATGTGCTCCTTTAACAAGAAATCAGTTTGAGCAAGTTGGCAAGCATTGGCCCACCTCCTTCCATGAAGACAAACTGATAACTTTGGCTCTGAAAGGACAGCTTTTCACAGATGCACAGAAAATaagaatgcatgcacacatggtAGTTGCAGTTGCAGCTGCCAAAATTGCACAGGAGAGTGGCATggaggctgtgggggctgtACTGGTTGATCGTGAGACAAAGAACATCATAGCAGTAGGTCATGACTGCCGAAGGAACAATCACCCATTTCATCATGCAgtcatggtctgcattgatctTGTGGCTCgcaagcagggaggaggggcctACATCTATGAAAAATACCCTGCCTGCAAGTTTACACGCTCCAATTCCTTACATCTATATAATGAAATATCGCCAACCTCCATAATCCAGCAAGATATGACCAGTGAAGAGAAGGGTGACCAGCAGTACATATGTACCGGATATGATCTATATGTCACGCGAGAGCCCTGTCTTATGTGTGCCATGGCACTGGTTCATTCCCGCATAGGACGTGTCTTTTATGGGACAACCTCTGCTGATGGTGCACTTGGTACTAAATACAAAATCCATACTCAAAAAGGTCTGAATCATTGTTTTGAGGTTTTTAAAGGAGTAATGAGACAACACTGTGAGGATTTATGTACATAA